From a single Hyphomicrobiales bacterium genomic region:
- the glyS gene encoding glycine--tRNA ligase subunit beta has product MPDLLLELFSEEIPARMQERAGEDLKRLVTGALVDAGLTYEGARAFATPRRLALSVTGLPARQPDTREERKGPRVGAPDKATEGFVKAAGLQSIDQAKIVTDDRRGDFYLAVIKKPGRAAEKVIAAFMPEVIGNFPWPKSMRWGSPPSPESVVVGGKKVVVGAETVVIRPPWLRWVRPLHSILCTFGPETEETAVVRFSVDGLKSGNVTHGHRFMAPGAISVRRYDDYAAKLEKAFVVLDAERRKDMILHDAKDLALAQGLALVEDEALLSENAGLVEWPAVLMGTFDKAFLDLPPEVLATAMKHHQKCFSLKHASTGKLANRFILVSNLKAKDRGKAIVAGNERVIAARLADARFFWDQDLKVPLAARVEKLKEIVFHEKLGTQYERVERIECLAGELAPKVGADAKQAVRAARLCKADLVTEMVGEFPELQGLIGKYYALAQGENAAVARAIEEHYRPQGPTDAVPSNPVSVAVALADKLDMLACFWAIGETPTGSKDPYALRRAALGAIRIILANDLRIRLFSAMAKPFGRAVRSMERYSVIEKLAAAESLTAHGYSDKDVSEIEQTVIKDARSLPKNADAFISIYRAKAIDLISFFADRLKVHLREQGARHDLIDAVFSLGGQDDLLMIVKRVEALGRFLDSDDGAHLMTGVKRATNILRIEEKKDGRAYDRAPDFKLIEKQGLPEERVLFHVIEAAEGHVDDHVAREDFETAMKALAELRPAVDAFFDHVTVNVEDRKLRENRLNLLNRLREATLKVADFSRIEG; this is encoded by the coding sequence ATGCCCGACCTCCTGCTTGAACTTTTTTCGGAAGAGATTCCGGCCCGCATGCAAGAACGCGCGGGCGAGGATCTGAAGCGGCTGGTCACCGGCGCGCTCGTCGATGCGGGACTGACCTACGAGGGCGCCCGCGCCTTCGCCACGCCGCGCCGGCTGGCGCTTTCCGTCACCGGCCTTCCCGCCCGCCAGCCGGACACGCGCGAGGAGCGCAAGGGGCCCCGCGTCGGCGCGCCGGACAAGGCGACCGAGGGCTTCGTCAAGGCGGCGGGCCTCCAATCCATCGACCAGGCGAAAATCGTCACCGACGACAGGCGCGGCGACTTCTATCTGGCGGTGATCAAGAAGCCCGGCCGAGCGGCGGAGAAGGTCATCGCCGCGTTCATGCCCGAGGTGATCGGCAATTTCCCGTGGCCGAAATCGATGCGCTGGGGCAGCCCGCCCAGCCCGGAATCCGTAGTCGTAGGGGGTAAGAAGGTTGTAGTCGGTGCAGAAACAGTGGTGATTCGTCCGCCGTGGCTGCGCTGGGTGAGGCCGCTGCATTCGATCCTCTGCACCTTCGGCCCGGAGACGGAGGAGACTGCGGTGGTCCGTTTTTCCGTCGACGGCCTTAAGAGCGGCAACGTCACCCATGGCCACCGCTTCATGGCCCCCGGCGCCATTTCCGTGCGCCGCTACGACGATTATGCGGCCAAGCTCGAAAAGGCCTTCGTCGTGCTCGATGCGGAGCGGCGCAAGGACATGATCCTGCACGACGCCAAGGACCTGGCGCTCGCCCAGGGGCTGGCGCTGGTCGAGGACGAAGCGCTGCTTTCCGAGAATGCCGGCCTCGTCGAGTGGCCGGCGGTGCTGATGGGCACGTTCGACAAGGCGTTTCTCGACCTGCCGCCGGAGGTCCTCGCCACCGCCATGAAGCACCACCAGAAGTGCTTCTCGCTCAAGCATGCGTCCACCGGCAAGCTCGCCAACCGCTTCATCCTGGTCTCCAATCTCAAGGCCAAGGACCGCGGCAAGGCGATTGTCGCCGGCAACGAGCGGGTCATCGCCGCAAGGCTCGCCGACGCCCGTTTTTTCTGGGACCAGGATCTGAAGGTGCCGCTCGCCGCCCGGGTCGAGAAGCTGAAGGAGATCGTCTTTCACGAAAAGCTCGGCACCCAATACGAGCGCGTCGAGCGCATCGAGTGCCTGGCCGGCGAACTTGCCCCCAAGGTCGGCGCCGACGCCAAACAGGCGGTGAGGGCGGCAAGGCTGTGCAAGGCGGATCTGGTGACCGAGATGGTCGGCGAGTTCCCCGAGCTGCAGGGGCTGATCGGCAAATATTACGCGCTGGCCCAGGGCGAAAACGCCGCCGTCGCCCGCGCCATCGAAGAGCATTACCGCCCGCAGGGACCGACCGACGCGGTGCCCAGCAATCCGGTATCGGTCGCCGTGGCGCTCGCCGACAAGCTCGACATGCTCGCCTGCTTCTGGGCCATCGGCGAGACGCCGACCGGCTCCAAGGACCCTTACGCGCTGCGCCGCGCGGCGCTGGGGGCGATCCGGATCATCCTCGCCAACGATTTGCGCATCAGGCTGTTTTCCGCGATGGCCAAGCCCTTCGGCCGGGCGGTGCGCTCGATGGAGCGCTATTCGGTGATCGAAAAGCTCGCCGCCGCGGAAAGCCTCACCGCGCACGGATATTCCGATAAGGATGTCAGCGAGATCGAGCAGACGGTCATCAAGGATGCCCGTTCCTTGCCCAAGAACGCGGACGCCTTCATCTCCATCTATCGCGCCAAGGCGATCGACCTCATCTCCTTCTTCGCCGACCGGCTGAAGGTGCATCTGCGCGAGCAGGGCGCGCGACACGATTTGATCGACGCCGTCTTCTCGCTTGGCGGCCAGGACGATCTGTTGATGATCGTCAAGCGCGTCGAGGCGCTGGGCCGGTTCCTCGACAGCGACGACGGCGCCCATCTCATGACCGGCGTCAAGCGCGCCACCAACATCTTGCGCATCGAGGAGAAGAAGGACGGCCGCGCCTATGACCGCGCGCCGGACTTCAAGCTGATCGAGAAACAGGGGCTGCCCGAGGAGCGGGTGCTGTTCCACGTCATCGAGGCGGCCGAGGGCCATGTCGACGATCACGTGGCGCGCGAGGATTTCGAGACGGCCATGAAGGCGCTGGCCGAGCTGAGGCCCGCCGTCGATGCCTTTTTCGACCATGTCACCGTCAATGTCGAGGACCGCAAGCTGCGCGAGAACCGGCTCAACCTGCTCAACCGCCTGCGCGAGGCGACGCTCAAGGTCGCCGACTTCTCCAGAATCGAAGGGTGA
- a CDS encoding DUF2007 domain-containing protein encodes MRELIRTNDPVLLSFVEDLLREAGIEPMVLDRNMSVMEGSIGILPRRVLVADEAWSRARRLLQTSGVELDE; translated from the coding sequence ATGCGCGAGCTGATCAGGACAAACGACCCGGTTCTCCTGTCCTTCGTGGAAGACCTGCTGCGCGAGGCGGGCATCGAGCCGATGGTTCTCGACCGCAACATGAGCGTCATGGAAGGCTCGATCGGCATCTTGCCGCGCCGCGTCCTGGTGGCCGACGAGGCGTGGTCGCGGGCGCGCCGCCTGTTGCAGACTTCCGGGGTCGAACTCGATGAGTGA
- a CDS encoding porin family protein encodes MKQLLLAAVVASATSSTALAADASMYEDIAQAAHDWSGSYFGLQIGGGFGDSRHTDTAGATTGDFDIDGAIGGYTTGYNWQSGNLVFGLEGDTSLSDLEGSTTVACPGVCYSEVNWLSTYRVRLGWAMDRFLPYVTGGVALGGVKAGQVTGGFRTSKTRAGWAAGGGLEVALSDLWSAKVEYLHADLGDATYTVAIPVEADFSDIDIVRVGVNRKFDIFGYLGLR; translated from the coding sequence ATGAAACAATTACTTCTTGCCGCCGTGGTGGCGAGCGCCACAAGCAGCACCGCGCTGGCGGCCGACGCTTCCATGTACGAAGACATCGCCCAGGCCGCCCATGACTGGAGCGGCAGCTATTTCGGGCTCCAGATCGGCGGCGGCTTCGGCGACAGCCGCCACACCGACACGGCCGGCGCGACCACCGGCGACTTCGACATCGACGGCGCCATCGGCGGCTATACCACCGGCTATAACTGGCAGTCGGGCAATCTCGTGTTCGGGCTCGAAGGCGATACCTCGCTCAGCGATCTCGAAGGATCGACCACGGTCGCGTGCCCCGGCGTCTGCTACAGCGAGGTGAACTGGCTGTCCACCTATCGGGTGCGGCTCGGCTGGGCGATGGACCGGTTCCTGCCCTACGTGACCGGCGGCGTCGCCCTCGGCGGCGTAAAGGCGGGACAGGTCACCGGCGGGTTCCGGACCTCGAAGACGCGCGCTGGATGGGCGGCGGGAGGCGGCCTCGAGGTCGCGCTTTCCGACCTGTGGTCGGCCAAGGTCGAGTATCTTCACGCCGATCTCGGCGATGCGACCTATACGGTCGCGATCCCGGTCGAAGCGGACTTTTCCGACATCGACATCGTCCGCGTCGGCGTCAACCGCAAGTTCGACATTTTCGGCTATCTCGGGCTGCGCTGA
- a CDS encoding polyprenyl synthetase family protein, with amino-acid sequence MGVVISLGKKGQPSASLEPLVQLVSADMSRVNALILKRTGSDVKLIPELAGHLISSGGKRIRPMLTIATAQMFGYRGEAHVTLAASVEFMHTATLLHDDVVDESSMRRGKAAARLVWGNEASVLVGDFLLGQAFKMMVEVGSLAALAVLSNAAAVIAEGEVWQLAAAKNVSTTEDEYLSVIRAKTAALFAAATEIGAIVAGRGPDEEAALRSFGSNLGIAFQLIDDALDYSGEEGKLGKALGDDFREGKITLPVVLSYRRGNETERAFWRRTLQEGALKNGDLEQAIAIMRRHGAIKDTVERAGHYGAMARDALAIFPESAHKAALLESVDFCISRVS; translated from the coding sequence GTGGGAGTCGTCATATCCCTTGGCAAGAAGGGCCAGCCCAGCGCCAGCCTCGAGCCGCTCGTACAGCTTGTGAGCGCGGACATGTCGCGGGTCAACGCGCTCATCCTCAAGCGCACCGGTTCCGACGTAAAACTCATTCCCGAGCTTGCCGGCCATCTAATCTCCTCCGGCGGCAAGCGCATCCGGCCGATGCTGACCATCGCCACCGCGCAGATGTTCGGTTATCGGGGCGAGGCCCATGTGACGCTCGCCGCCAGCGTCGAATTCATGCACACGGCAACGCTGTTGCACGACGACGTGGTCGATGAAAGCAGCATGCGCCGCGGCAAGGCCGCCGCCCGCCTCGTCTGGGGCAACGAGGCAAGCGTGCTGGTCGGCGACTTCCTGCTCGGCCAGGCCTTCAAGATGATGGTCGAGGTCGGCTCGCTTGCCGCGCTCGCCGTTCTGTCGAACGCGGCCGCGGTCATCGCCGAGGGCGAGGTGTGGCAGCTCGCGGCGGCCAAGAACGTGTCCACGACCGAGGACGAGTATCTGTCGGTGATCCGCGCCAAGACGGCGGCGCTGTTTGCGGCGGCGACCGAGATCGGCGCCATCGTCGCCGGTCGCGGGCCGGACGAGGAGGCCGCGCTGCGCTCCTTCGGCAGCAATCTCGGCATCGCCTTCCAGCTCATCGATGACGCGCTCGACTATTCGGGCGAGGAAGGCAAACTCGGCAAGGCGCTCGGCGACGATTTTCGCGAGGGCAAGATCACCCTGCCGGTGGTGCTCAGCTACCGGCGCGGCAACGAAACCGAGCGCGCCTTCTGGCGCCGCACCCTGCAGGAGGGCGCGCTCAAGAACGGCGATCTGGAACAGGCCATCGCCATCATGCGCCGCCACGGAGCGATCAAGGATACCGTCGAGCGGGCGGGTCACTACGGCGCCATGGCGCGCGACGCGCTGGCGATCTTCCCGGAAAGCGCGCACAAGGCGGCGCTGCTCGAATCGGTCGATTTCTGCATCAGCCGCGTGAGCTAG
- a CDS encoding methyltransferase, whose amino-acid sequence MSEAGLSGGAADVTDDRFLGGRLKLLQPKAGYRAGIDAVMLAAAVPAKPADRVFEAGIGFAAAALCLAARVPGVTVTGIEIDETAAALAVENARRNGFADRIRVIRADVAAPGKALRQAGLSPASFDHAYANPPFHDAARVRAPGNRARARAQLHGPDEMDAWARILVSAVKPGGTVSLILPAASIGEVFALFARRLGAITVFPLHPRAGVAASRIIVQGIRGSRAAPRLLPGLVLHEDNGGFTDKAEAVLRRGAGLPLGEESGGDGELSAPAAAPKYRP is encoded by the coding sequence ATGAGTGAAGCCGGCCTTTCGGGCGGTGCCGCGGATGTGACCGACGACAGGTTCCTCGGCGGGCGGCTCAAGCTGCTGCAGCCGAAGGCCGGCTATCGCGCCGGCATCGACGCGGTGATGCTCGCCGCCGCGGTGCCGGCCAAGCCGGCCGACCGGGTCTTCGAGGCCGGCATCGGCTTTGCCGCCGCCGCGCTCTGCCTGGCGGCCCGGGTGCCGGGCGTCACGGTCACCGGCATCGAGATCGACGAGACGGCCGCGGCGCTCGCGGTCGAAAACGCCCGCCGCAACGGCTTCGCCGACCGCATCCGCGTGATCCGCGCCGACGTGGCTGCGCCCGGCAAGGCCCTGCGGCAGGCGGGCCTCTCGCCGGCAAGCTTCGATCACGCCTATGCCAACCCGCCGTTCCATGACGCGGCGCGCGTGCGCGCGCCCGGCAATCGGGCCCGCGCCCGCGCCCAGCTCCACGGTCCGGACGAGATGGACGCCTGGGCCCGCATCCTGGTCTCGGCGGTGAAGCCGGGCGGCACGGTCAGCCTGATCCTGCCGGCGGCAAGCATCGGCGAGGTCTTTGCCCTGTTCGCGCGCCGCCTCGGAGCGATCACCGTCTTTCCGCTGCATCCGCGCGCCGGCGTGGCCGCGAGCCGCATCATCGTCCAGGGCATCAGGGGCTCTCGGGCGGCGCCTCGGCTGCTTCCCGGCCTGGTGCTGCATGAAGACAATGGCGGCTTCACCGACAAGGCCGAGGCGGTGCTGCGCCGCGGCGCCGGCCTGCCGCTCGGCGAAGAATCGGGTGGGGATGGGGAGTTGTCAGCCCCGGCCGCCGCGCCTAAGTATCGGCCATGA
- a CDS encoding tetratricopeptide repeat protein, which produces MYEGSFRAPRIRAGGAAGFVVAACLALATPFSPVAAERDDHFNLYGDYLAGNFAHKRHDNEAAAEFFREAMRRDPENVSILERAFVLELTTANMKTAAELAARLIKVDTEHHLAHLTLGVAALRARQYATARRHFEDDGGKGPIAELTTTLMTSWAHQGGGDLKAALRTLKGLEGGEWLNIYRAFNAALMSEISGDEIAAGAFYAEVYRLDGSVLRITESYARFLARTGKLDEALKVLAAYDKLSKDHPNVTALRSEIESGRMPSPIAGDTAAGGAESLYEIGALLAREGGEDHAAAYLQLALHLNPDAVMALLTLADVYERQKSYEMAAETYARVPTSSPLHRSAQIQRAHNLDALGQVEEAKAVLDDLIKTEPDDVSAIRALGDILRGHEQFAEAAEMYTKAIDLLHPIGEKDWSLLYYRGISYERTKRWPKAEIDFKHALELTPEQPFVLNYLGYSWVDQGRNLRQAMQMIRKAVELRSEDGYIVDSLGWAHYRLGEFQEAVRELERAIELKPEDPVINDHLGDAYWRTGRLLEARFQWSHARDMKPEPDDLIKIEEKLKKGLPPQENDLVVAEAGGDRLNDAAATPATKPQAAEPEPEPAEDMAQMSPDQQATPPLEPQPEAQVAPPPAAAESEPMVRQHTVVRGETLWSIAKNYYGGGAKYGRIFDANRGVIRHRNAIFPGQVLTIPEAE; this is translated from the coding sequence TTGTACGAAGGTTCCTTTCGCGCGCCTCGCATCCGCGCCGGCGGAGCGGCGGGCTTTGTCGTTGCCGCCTGCCTGGCGCTGGCGACGCCGTTCTCGCCGGTTGCGGCGGAACGGGACGACCATTTTAATCTGTATGGCGACTATCTCGCCGGAAACTTCGCGCACAAGAGGCACGATAATGAGGCCGCGGCCGAGTTTTTCCGCGAGGCCATGCGCCGGGACCCCGAGAATGTATCGATCCTTGAGCGCGCCTTCGTGCTGGAGCTGACTACCGCCAATATGAAGACCGCGGCGGAACTCGCCGCGCGGCTGATCAAGGTCGACACGGAGCATCACCTTGCCCACCTGACGCTCGGCGTCGCCGCCCTTCGCGCGCGCCAATATGCGACCGCGCGCCGGCATTTTGAAGATGATGGAGGCAAAGGCCCGATCGCCGAGCTGACGACCACCTTGATGACCAGCTGGGCCCATCAGGGAGGCGGCGATCTCAAGGCGGCGCTGAGGACCTTGAAGGGGCTCGAAGGCGGCGAGTGGCTGAACATCTATCGCGCCTTCAACGCGGCGCTGATGTCCGAAATATCCGGCGACGAGATAGCGGCCGGCGCCTTCTATGCCGAGGTCTACCGTCTCGATGGCTCGGTACTGCGCATTACTGAGTCCTACGCCCGCTTCCTCGCCCGCACCGGCAAGTTGGACGAGGCGCTCAAGGTGCTTGCCGCCTACGATAAGCTATCCAAGGACCACCCGAACGTCACCGCCCTTCGCTCGGAGATCGAGTCGGGCCGCATGCCAAGTCCCATCGCCGGCGATACCGCGGCGGGCGGTGCCGAGTCGCTTTATGAAATCGGCGCGCTGCTCGCCCGCGAGGGCGGCGAGGATCATGCCGCCGCCTATCTGCAATTGGCGCTGCATCTGAACCCGGACGCGGTGATGGCCCTGCTGACGCTCGCCGACGTCTACGAGCGGCAGAAAAGCTATGAAATGGCGGCGGAAACCTATGCCCGTGTGCCGACATCCTCGCCGCTTCACCGCTCCGCCCAGATCCAGCGCGCGCACAATCTCGACGCGCTGGGGCAGGTGGAGGAGGCGAAGGCGGTTCTTGACGATCTGATCAAGACCGAGCCCGACGACGTCAGCGCGATCCGCGCGCTGGGCGACATTCTGCGCGGCCACGAGCAGTTCGCCGAGGCCGCCGAGATGTACACCAAAGCGATCGATCTGCTGCACCCGATCGGCGAAAAGGACTGGTCGCTGCTCTACTATCGCGGCATCTCCTACGAGCGCACCAAGAGGTGGCCCAAGGCCGAGATCGATTTCAAGCACGCGCTCGAGCTGACGCCGGAGCAGCCCTTCGTCTTGAACTATCTCGGCTATTCGTGGGTGGACCAGGGCCGCAACCTGCGGCAGGCCATGCAAATGATCCGCAAGGCGGTCGAGCTCAGGTCGGAGGACGGCTATATCGTCGACAGCCTCGGCTGGGCCCATTATCGCCTCGGCGAGTTCCAGGAGGCGGTGCGGGAGCTGGAGCGGGCCATCGAGCTGAAGCCGGAAGACCCGGTGATCAACGACCATCTCGGCGACGCCTATTGGCGCACCGGCCGCCTGCTCGAGGCGCGGTTTCAATGGAGCCATGCGCGCGACATGAAGCCGGAGCCGGACGATCTGATCAAGATCGAGGAGAAATTGAAGAAGGGCCTGCCGCCGCAGGAAAATGACCTCGTGGTGGCGGAGGCGGGCGGCGATCGCTTGAACGATGCCGCCGCGACGCCGGCGACGAAGCCGCAGGCGGCAGAGCCCGAGCCCGAGCCGGCGGAAGACATGGCGCAGATGAGTCCGGATCAGCAGGCAACGCCGCCGCTCGAGCCACAGCCCGAAGCGCAGGTCGCTCCGCCGCCCGCTGCCGCCGAATCCGAACCGATGGTGCGGCAACACACCGTCGTGCGGGGCGAGACGCTGTGGTCGATCGCCAAGAACTATTATGGGGGCGGCGCGAAATATGGGCGCATTTTCGACGCCAACCGCGGCGTGATCCGCCACCGGAACGCCATCTTTCCCGGCCAGGTCCTTACCATCCCGGAAGCGGAATGA
- a CDS encoding S49 family peptidase — translation MTVAENRPEAASAKKQSPRLAPRRWFRRAPVVAVMRMTGVIGMSTPLRPGLTLARAAGPLQRAFSLKHAKAVAIAVNSPGGTPVQSRLIYQRIRALAEEKELPVYVFCEDVAASGGYMLALAGDEIYADPSSIVGSIGVLSAGFGFDKAIERLGVDRRVYTAGKNKLALDPFQPEKPDDIKRLKAIQTDVHEVFKEMVRARRGAKLKGNEEMLFNGEFWSGQTAVDLGLVDALGDMRAVMREKFGEEVKLKLISTERGWLRRRLGATELAAPDATPLAVSAGWADELLSTLEARALWGRYGL, via the coding sequence ATGACGGTAGCGGAAAACCGACCAGAGGCTGCGTCCGCCAAGAAGCAATCGCCCCGGCTCGCGCCGCGGCGCTGGTTCAGGCGTGCCCCCGTGGTCGCCGTGATGCGAATGACCGGGGTCATCGGCATGTCGACGCCGCTGCGCCCCGGGCTGACGCTGGCGCGTGCGGCCGGGCCGTTGCAGAGGGCCTTTTCGCTCAAGCATGCCAAGGCGGTGGCCATCGCCGTCAACTCGCCGGGCGGCACGCCGGTGCAGTCCCGGCTGATCTACCAGCGCATTCGTGCGCTGGCCGAGGAAAAGGAGCTGCCGGTCTATGTCTTCTGCGAGGACGTAGCGGCGTCGGGCGGTTACATGCTGGCGCTTGCCGGCGACGAGATCTATGCCGACCCCAGCTCCATCGTCGGCTCGATCGGGGTTCTTTCCGCCGGCTTCGGCTTCGACAAGGCGATCGAGAGGCTCGGCGTCGACCGGCGCGTCTACACGGCGGGAAAGAACAAGCTCGCCCTCGACCCGTTTCAACCGGAAAAGCCGGACGACATCAAGCGGCTGAAGGCCATCCAGACCGACGTTCACGAGGTCTTCAAGGAGATGGTCCGCGCGCGCCGCGGGGCGAAGCTGAAGGGCAATGAAGAGATGCTCTTCAACGGCGAATTCTGGTCGGGGCAGACCGCGGTCGACCTCGGCCTCGTCGATGCGCTCGGCGACATGCGCGCGGTGATGCGGGAGAAATTCGGGGAAGAGGTGAAGTTGAAGCTTATCTCCACGGAGCGCGGCTGGCTGCGCCGCCGGCTTGGGGCAACCGAGCTTGCCGCGCCCGACGCTACGCCGCTGGCGGTATCCGCTGGCTGGGCCGACGAGCTTCTCAGCACCCTTGAGGCGCGCGCCCTGTGGGGCCGCTACGGTCTCTAG
- a CDS encoding 4-(cytidine 5'-diphospho)-2-C-methyl-D-erythritol kinase, translating to MGKSADDVDEPLTERARAKLNLALHVLARRSDGYHRIDTVVVFAEIADGLAARPAPALMLELDGPFASAAPAGEANLVLRAARMLQAEKRTSGGAHLALTKNLAVEAGIGGGSADAAAALRLLDRMWGCDLGIAGLARIGARLGADVPMCLYSRSLRAGGVGEDIAPLAGLPRFDLVLVNPGGRLSTADIFAALPDREGGGIGEVPRRFKDVADLAAFLGSLRNDLQATACARVPEIAAIVRELAARPGCLMARMSGSGPTVFGIFATAADASRAAGEMKARHSDWWVAATRAA from the coding sequence TTGGGCAAATCTGCCGACGACGTGGACGAGCCTCTGACAGAACGCGCGCGGGCGAAGCTGAACCTCGCATTGCACGTCCTCGCCCGCCGCAGCGACGGCTATCACCGCATCGACACGGTCGTGGTCTTTGCCGAGATCGCGGACGGGCTGGCGGCGCGCCCGGCGCCGGCCCTGATGCTGGAATTGGACGGGCCGTTCGCTTCGGCGGCGCCGGCGGGCGAGGCCAATCTCGTTCTGCGTGCGGCGCGCATGCTTCAGGCCGAGAAACGGACCAGCGGCGGCGCTCACCTGGCGCTGACGAAAAACCTTGCCGTCGAGGCCGGCATCGGCGGCGGCTCGGCGGACGCCGCCGCCGCCCTGCGCTTGTTGGACCGAATGTGGGGCTGCGATCTGGGCATTGCCGGGCTTGCCCGAATTGGCGCCCGTCTCGGCGCGGACGTTCCGATGTGCCTTTATTCTCGCTCCTTGCGGGCCGGCGGCGTCGGCGAGGATATCGCTCCGCTTGCCGGCCTGCCGCGATTCGACCTCGTCCTCGTCAACCCCGGCGGGAGACTTTCAACGGCGGACATATTCGCCGCCCTGCCGGACCGCGAGGGCGGCGGCATCGGGGAGGTTCCGCGCAGGTTCAAGGACGTTGCCGATCTTGCCGCCTTTCTGGGGTCGCTGCGCAACGATCTGCAGGCCACGGCCTGCGCCCGCGTGCCGGAAATCGCGGCGATTGTGCGGGAGCTCGCCGCCCGGCCCGGTTGCCTGATGGCGCGCATGTCGGGCTCGGGGCCGACCGTCTTCGGCATCTTCGCCACCGCCGCCGACGCCTCGCGCGCGGCCGGCGAGATGAAAGCGCGCCATTCCGATTGGTGGGTCGCGGCGACCCGCGCCGCGTGA
- a CDS encoding glycine--tRNA ligase subunit alpha produces the protein MPRQPTSSHLAPQRSFQGLILDLQRYWADYGCVLLQPYDMEVGAGTFHPATTLRALGPRPWNAAHVQPSRRPKDGRYGENPNRLQHYYQFQVILKPSPPDFQELYLDSLKAIGIDPKNHDIRFVEDDWESPTLGAWGLGWEVWCDGMEVTQFTYFQQVCGRDCAPVSGELTYGLERLAMYVQGVDRVFDLNFNGGKGAEKVTYGDIFLQAEQEYSRYNFEHADTEILVAHFQDAEKECRALLKAGDTDAQHEMALPAYDQCIKASHVFNLLDARGVISVTERQSYILRVRELAKACGEAWVRTEAGGAAA, from the coding sequence ATGCCCCGACAGCCGACATCGTCCCATCTTGCGCCTCAGCGCTCGTTCCAGGGGCTGATCCTGGACTTGCAGCGATACTGGGCCGACTATGGCTGCGTACTGCTACAGCCCTATGACATGGAAGTCGGGGCCGGCACCTTCCACCCGGCGACGACCCTGCGCGCGCTGGGCCCGCGGCCCTGGAACGCGGCCCATGTGCAGCCCTCGCGCCGGCCCAAGGACGGCCGCTACGGCGAGAACCCCAACCGGCTGCAGCACTATTACCAATTCCAGGTCATCCTCAAGCCGTCGCCGCCGGACTTCCAGGAGCTCTATCTGGACAGCCTTAAAGCCATCGGCATCGATCCCAAGAACCATGACATCCGCTTCGTCGAAGACGATTGGGAAAGCCCGACTCTGGGCGCCTGGGGGCTCGGCTGGGAGGTGTGGTGCGACGGCATGGAGGTTACCCAGTTCACCTATTTCCAGCAGGTCTGCGGGCGCGACTGCGCGCCCGTTTCCGGCGAGCTGACCTACGGCCTGGAGCGGCTTGCCATGTATGTCCAGGGCGTCGACCGCGTCTTCGACCTCAATTTCAACGGCGGTAAGGGCGCCGAAAAGGTCACTTACGGCGACATCTTCCTGCAGGCCGAACAGGAATATTCCCGCTACAATTTCGAGCATGCCGACACCGAGATCCTGGTTGCCCACTTCCAGGACGCGGAGAAGGAGTGCAGGGCGCTGCTGAAGGCGGGCGACACCGACGCGCAGCATGAAATGGCGCTGCCGGCCTACGACCAGTGCATCAAGGCGAGCCACGTCTTCAATCTGCTCGACGCGCGCGGGGTCATCTCGGTGACCGAGCGCCAAAGCTATATCTTGCGCGTGCGCGAGCTTGCCAAAGCCTGCGGCGAGGCGTGGGTCCGCACCGAGGCGGGCGGCGCGGCGGCGTGA